One part of the Lytechinus pictus isolate F3 Inbred chromosome 3, Lp3.0, whole genome shotgun sequence genome encodes these proteins:
- the LOC129255842 gene encoding GDP-fucose transporter 1-like, translating into MCAILSVLGKAVPNIVSFPPMKFDYKVTREVLPLSLVFVGMITFNNLCLKNVGVAFYNVGRSLTTVFNVSLSYFVLKQTTSMRAILCCLVIISGFLLGVNQEGSLGTLSYRGVMYGVVASLCVSLNAIFTKKVLPVVESNIWRLMFYNNLNAIVLFLPLMLICGEFSIIRTFEHLSSLQFWGMMTISGVFGFAIGFVSGLQIKVTSPLTHNISGTAKACAQTILAVTYFQEIKTSLWWSSNFMVLGGSAFYTYVRKQDMDREAVENQRAKAELEEAKTLTSVKS; encoded by the exons ATGTGTGCCATACTTAGTGTGCTAGGGAAAGCAGTTCCAAATATAGTCTCTTTCCCTCCAATGAAATTTGATTACAAGGTTACCAGAGAG GTGTTACCATTATCTTTGGTATTTGTAGGAATGATAACATTCAACAATCTGTGCTTGAAGAATGTTGGTGTGGCATTCTACAATGTTGGCAGGTCGCTTACAACTGTTTTCAATGTG AGTCTTTCATACTTTGTGCTGAAGCAAACAACCTCTATGAGAGCTATCTTGTGCTGTCTTGTTATCATCAGTGGATTCTTATTAGGTGTCAATCAAGAAGGATCATTAG GTACCTTATCATATCGTGGTGTAATGTATGGTGTTGTAGCTAGTCTCTGTGTATCACTGAATGCTATCTTCACTAAGAAAGTACTGCCGGTTGTAGAGAGTAACATCTGGCGACTCATGTTCTACAACAACCTCAACGCAATCGTCCTCTTCCTCCCTCTCATGCTAATATGCGGGGAATTCTCCATCATTCGGACGTTCGAGCACCTGTCCAGTCTTCAGTTCTGGGGTATGATGACCATAAGTGGCGTATTTGGATTTGCAATTGGTTTTGTGTCTGGTCTCCAGATAAAAGTAACCAGTCCCTTGACGCATAACATCAGTGGTACGGCCAAGGCGTGTGCGCAGACCATTCTGGCTGTTACGTACTTCCAGGAGATCAAAACATCCTTATGGTGGAGCAGTAATTTTATGGTGCTTGGTGGTTCTGCTTTCTATACGTATGTCCGCAAGCAGGATATGGATAGAGAAGCGGTAGAGAATCAGAGAGCAAAGGCTGAGCTAGAAGAGGCAAAAACACTCACTTCTGTGAAATCCTAG